AAACCATCTACATTATTGGAGCAAGTATCATGACACTTGATAAGTTATTGCTTGATGAAATGGTCCAAGGTGTAGAGAGTGCTGATGAAAACTGGGTTCAGCTGTTACAGCATCCTGACGCTGAAAGGGTTTGGTCTGAAGCCGTTAAGCGTCGGGAAAGTTTGAATGCGTTTTGCCGTCTAGCGGCAAGATGGCCTGCGATAGTTCTTCAATATAAAAAATTAAAATCTTTTACTAAAAAAAGTATCAACGCCCCACAAATTAATCTTTTTAGTCCTAGCCACCAACCATTTAGTGCTGCTTTGAGTAGTATATCAGATGAAGAACAAGCCTTTTTAATTGAGGTTAAATGGGGGAAACACCAGATAGTGGAGCTAGATAAAGATATTCTCATTAACTTCAATGCGGACAGAGATATTAATGTTTATTATTCTTTTATTGGTGGTGATGGGGTCATTGGTATAGATGACTCGTGGGCCTTTAAGCTTGACGAAGGTGCTGTATTGCTCACTTTTGTTGAAGGTGAGTGTTTAAGCAATGATTTTGAATCTATTTTAAACCATGCCAAATCAGTTGGGAGTGTTGTACTGCTACCTTCATAAATAAAAAGCGAAAAAAAGTAAATTCACCAGCGTATAGAAGCACCAATAACAAAAAAGGTGCTTCAAAATGTCAACATTACAATATGTTTTCCCCTTCACAGATCAGTCTACACAAGCGAATACGATTTCATCGCTAATGTGTCGTATTAACTCTAGAGTTTGGCAAAGTCTATCTTCCAATCAACAGATCCAAACTATAAACCTGATAAATGAGATTACATCAGGTAAACCTTATCCGTTTTTAGGCGGTCGAAAAGTCAAATGTAACAACTCCCTTGTTCGTTTTCGCATAGGCCGAAATCATCGGCTTATCTTGAACCGCACTTCAACGAATTTCGTTTTTCAACTATTTAACCGTCAAAATTATGAGCGAAACTTTAATAAAAAGTTCAGTTCATTAACTGTTGAATGTTAAGGAGGCTGAGTCATGAAATTTATCCATGTAGAACATAAAAATATTAAAGAATTAGTCATCAACTGGCACATCACTGAAGTGTGCAATTATGACTGCAAGTACTGCTTTGCAAAATGGGGACGACCTAAAGAACTACATCGTTCTCTTGAGGAAATTGAAAAGTTGCTTGATTACTTAGCTTCATATTTTATCAAAGGTAATTCAACGTTAAAGAGTGAGCTCGGTTACGAAACCGTTCGTCTTAATTTAGCTGGCGGAGAACCAATGATGCTTGGCAGTACATTTTTTATCGTACTGATGCTGGCGAAACAAAAAGGCTTTAAAACCTCAATCATTACTAATGGGCATTACCTAGTAAATAGCCGCTTGGATTTCCCTAAGAATGTGTTGGATATGGTTGGTATTAGCTTTGATAGCCAAGATTTAAGTACTCGAGAAAAAATAGGCAGAGTTGATCGTAAAGGCAATTCGCTGAGCGCTGAGGATTTAAAAATCGCATTAGAGGGGTTAATAGAAACTCAAAAAGGCATCAAAACCAAGATCAATACAGTTGTGAATAGCTTAAATAATGAAGAGGACTTTTCATCACTGATTTGTGAGTTAAAGCCTTATAAATGGAAAGTCTTACAAGTAATGCCGTATGGTGCTGATGATTTACTGATCTCAAAAGAAAAGTTTAACCAGTTTGTAGTGCGTCATAGTGGCTTAGGACTCCCACTATTTTCTGAGTCGAACTCAACGATGACAGAGTCATATTTGATGATTGACCCGTTAGGCCGCTTCTATCAAAACTCTGTAAGTTCTATTGGTTACAAGTACAGTGACAGTATCAATCAGTGTGGTGTGGAAAGCGCACTTGCTCAGATAGCGTTTAACCCTAAAACATTTTTATCAAGATATCGTCAAATTGATATCGATGTTATCGAGTCTTAGGGGGAAATGATGAAAAGTGAAACTTGTTTTGGAAAAACCTCAGGTAAACCATTAACACAATATTATGATGAAGAAGAGGCTCAAGGAGCCGCTGATTACTCCAAAGAATTTTATGGTGATGATTTAAGTCCGTATCATTGCAGTAAATGTGATTTATGGCATTTGTCACCTAAGAGTAGACAAACTCCCAGTCAAAAATGTAATCGTTGCACTGGGGGCTATGGCGTTGAAAAAGAATCATATCGCTCCAAACTCGAGGCACGTTTAAGAGCTGATATTATCTATGATGAACAAGGTATTAGCTTACGAGTCTATAAATGTAAGTATGGTTTTGGATGGCACTTGACGAAGAGTCAGTTTTAGATGGTACAGGTAATGAGCTAGTACACCTTAGTGAAAGTCTAGTAATAGCCTGTAAACTCTTTGCTGGTGGGTTTAGGATTAAAAACTATGCGGCTTGCCGCATAGTTTTTGGTTTGTGCGGGCTTTTTTCCTTTTCCTCTCGCTTTTGCGAAATAGCTAACCCTATACAATAGTTTTGCCATATTTTTATTATCACCACGTTGTATTTTGTAATATTGATGTCTTGGATAATAAATAAAACCACCAAGTTCAGACCAAATACGTTTGCTGATAATATTAACCCAGCCTGGGTACATGATGTTTTTACCATCTAAAAGTAGCACGATGTGATAGTGAGGTGACTTTGCTTTTTCTTGCTCGCGTACCCATATATAACCTAAACGGTGTATTTTGTACTTTGCTTTGAGTTGCTTTGATAATCGTCTGAAGAAAACAGTAATTTGTTTATTAAGCAGGACATAGCTTGGTTGGTGAAGATCATAGCGAATGGCCATTAATTTTAAATGATGACTTTGAAAGTTAAAGATTTGTTCAAATGATGATTTAAGTATTGGTGTATAACAGCCTGATGGTCGATTATTTACTTTCCATTGATTTCCTTTGTATGAGTAAAAGTCTGCTATAGATATGTGCATATGTTTTTACCAGAGGCTTGATTCAATTTCTTAATTAAAAAGAAAGACAGATATTATTAAGATCCCCCCCTAATATTCAGGGCCAGTTTAGCTGCAACAACATATGCGGCCTGACTTTTCTGCTCATATTATTTTCATTTTAGGGGGTTAAAAACCTATCAATATTTTCCAGTATTGTCTGTTATAATTTTTTAGTAATATATTCAAGTGGTTGAGGGGAGCACCCTCACCACTTAAATAGATACCTATTATCTATCTTCTCAGCTCATCCCAAGCCTCTTTTCGAGCCTTTACTAGTGTGTCAATATAGTCAGCAAGTAAATCATCTTGTATACCAGCAGCCATTGCTTTGAGAGTTTGATGTATTTCGTACTCAAACCATCCAACAGCTCTACTCCCGAGCTTGATTGGTGGTGGAAGTAGCCCTTCATTGATCCTTTCATGAAGCGTACTTTTGCTGATTGCTAAGATAGAGAGGGCTTCCGGTTTGCGAATGATACGCATATTTTTTGATGTGTTCATAATATAGATTCCTGTAAAAGTGTTAATTGGTTATTACAGGGCTATATTGGAAGTTCTAGTGGTAAATTAGAGGTTTGAATTGATCGCTTTTATCTAGTCAATTCAAACTTGAGTTATTCTAACTTTGGAAATTTATTTAAGCATATTCTGTCGAAGGCACTTTTCCATTTTGATGCATTTTCCATCTTGTCGTCAAAAACTATGGCCAGAAAAGTCACAAAATCTGATGTATCACTAATGGTTATCTTATTATTTTTTTGAAGCCATACATTGTGTAATTGATTAATTAGTTGGCCTTTTCCTGTTGTTAGTTTTAGCTCTATTGGTGGCTCAGTACAGTTGCCGATTAAAGCACTCTTCGGTGGCGTTGCTGCAATAGATATGGATTGTATGACTTGCTCTAATTTAACAATCAAGCTTTGTAATTCATCATTTTTAGTGTCATCAAGTATTAATGGGGCGTTTACTCTGAGATTATTTTTATTATTACCGTTAGCTAATTGAGTATAAATCACATCAATATCAGACATTATGATTGGAAATGAGTTTGCAACAGCCTTAATTTGAGTAAGGCCATCTTGAAAGTGTTTTTTTGCTGTTCTGAGACGTTTAAGTTGTTCGTTATATGTTTTCTCACCTGCTGGATAGTTCTGGCAATATTTAATTATTGAATCGATGTCAGTATCGCTAAAACCTTTTGAGTTCAGCCACTTTTTATTATCTAGAATCATATTAATTCCTAAACTACTCTGAGATTTTTCATACCAATTAAGCTAACGTTACCATTAGCAGCTTGGATAATGTAGTCACTCCACCAGATCATCATTACTCTACGGCGTTCTAAGTAGTCGGTTCTGTTATAAGCACTACGTATCTGATTTTTATCAATATGTGCTAATGCTGTTTCAATAAGATCTGCATCAAACCCTTGCTCATTGAGTGTTGTACTTGCTAGCGAACGGAGGCCATGTGCGGTGGTACGGCCCTTTAACCCCATTCGATTTAATGCAGCGTTTGCTGTTTGCACATTGCAATGTGTTTTAGGGTTTCTTTCTGCAGGGAAAATGTACTCTCTGTGACCGCTGAAATGCTTAATCGTTTCAAGTAGCACAATCGTTTGCTCGGTAAGGGGGATAACATGATCACGGCGCATTTTCATTTTATCTGCCGGAATTGACCATAACCGGTCATCAAAATTAATTTCATCCCATCGTGCTGCTGCGGCTTCATTTGGCCGAGTCATGGTATGCAATTGCCATTCAATTAAAAAGCGGGTGACTTTTTTTATACTGGCGTTCGCGATAGCCTGCATTAACTCAGGCAATTCATTTGGTTTTA
The nucleotide sequence above comes from Shewanella sp. Arc9-LZ. Encoded proteins:
- a CDS encoding AlpA family transcriptional regulator, encoding MNTSKNMRIIRKPEALSILAISKSTLHERINEGLLPPPIKLGSRAVGWFEYEIHQTLKAMAAGIQDDLLADYIDTLVKARKEAWDELRR
- a CDS encoding viperin family antiviral radical SAM protein; the protein is MKFIHVEHKNIKELVINWHITEVCNYDCKYCFAKWGRPKELHRSLEEIEKLLDYLASYFIKGNSTLKSELGYETVRLNLAGGEPMMLGSTFFIVLMLAKQKGFKTSIITNGHYLVNSRLDFPKNVLDMVGISFDSQDLSTREKIGRVDRKGNSLSAEDLKIALEGLIETQKGIKTKINTVVNSLNNEEDFSSLICELKPYKWKVLQVMPYGADDLLISKEKFNQFVVRHSGLGLPLFSESNSTMTESYLMIDPLGRFYQNSVSSIGYKYSDSINQCGVESALAQIAFNPKTFLSRYRQIDIDVIES
- a CDS encoding inovirus-type Gp2 protein — encoded protein: MHISIADFYSYKGNQWKVNNRPSGCYTPILKSSFEQIFNFQSHHLKLMAIRYDLHQPSYVLLNKQITVFFRRLSKQLKAKYKIHRLGYIWVREQEKAKSPHYHIVLLLDGKNIMYPGWVNIISKRIWSELGGFIYYPRHQYYKIQRGDNKNMAKLLYRVSYFAKARGKGKKPAQTKNYAASRIVFNPKPTSKEFTGYY